A region of Rhodohalobacter barkolensis DNA encodes the following proteins:
- a CDS encoding SLC13 family permease, with protein METEIIIVLTIMAFTIFMLVTEIIRIDVTALITMLALSWTGILTTNEALAGFSSNAVVAMIAVMILGEGMAKTGMMSRFSKWLLKRVGSNKSSILGSLSLSVGTLSGVIQNIGAAALFLPSIMDISRRTKISASVLIMPIGFAAIIGGTLTMVGSGHLILTNDLLANADLDPYGLFAVTPVGIALLVAAVLFFVLLGKYFLPQESTEGESKLTEQEKIIEAFSLNKDIRYFRVENNCELTGKTIEQSGIWSDYNINLLALRDGNNTQYSPWRETVLKEGQVVALYGEVDDVNRFTDDKKLSATEDHIIFESIEDPEESGFVEVIVPPRSDLVGQTIREFSMRKRYAVEPIMLFSQGENVDDDFSDHKIKAGDTFIIYGTWKNIKELQSSDPFIVTTPISAEMKDPSKTWQAAGSFLLAIVLAMSGFSISIAFLTGAVMMVLTNVMSIQQAYKSIEWKVVFLLVGLIPLGTAMQNSGTAQFLAENVMSVIEGSHLLVLLFTVGILSTGFSLVMSNVGAVVVLAPLVVGIGALAGVDPRPLVLLAAVNAGNSFVLPTHQVNALMMSAGGYKTKDYFKAGGGMTIVFLVVSVLFFYYTFF; from the coding sequence ATGGAGACAGAGATTATTATTGTGTTGACCATCATGGCCTTTACCATCTTCATGCTGGTTACGGAAATTATACGGATTGATGTTACTGCACTCATTACCATGCTGGCGCTCAGCTGGACCGGGATTTTAACAACAAATGAGGCGCTGGCAGGGTTTTCGAGTAATGCCGTTGTGGCAATGATTGCGGTTATGATACTTGGTGAGGGAATGGCCAAAACGGGCATGATGTCCCGATTTTCGAAATGGCTTTTGAAGCGGGTTGGTTCGAATAAATCATCCATTCTGGGTTCGCTCTCGCTGTCTGTCGGAACACTCTCGGGAGTGATTCAGAACATCGGAGCTGCGGCACTGTTCCTGCCCAGCATCATGGATATTTCCCGCCGAACAAAAATATCAGCATCTGTGCTGATCATGCCGATCGGTTTCGCTGCGATTATTGGTGGAACGCTCACCATGGTAGGATCCGGTCACCTGATTTTGACAAACGACCTATTGGCAAATGCAGACCTGGATCCATACGGTCTGTTTGCAGTAACCCCGGTGGGAATCGCGCTTTTGGTTGCGGCTGTTCTCTTTTTTGTGCTGCTGGGTAAATATTTTCTTCCTCAGGAGAGCACTGAAGGCGAGTCTAAATTAACAGAACAGGAGAAGATCATAGAGGCGTTTAGCCTGAATAAGGATATCCGATATTTCCGGGTTGAAAACAACTGCGAACTGACCGGAAAAACGATAGAACAGAGTGGGATATGGAGCGATTACAATATCAACCTGTTGGCTCTCCGTGATGGAAATAATACACAGTACTCTCCCTGGCGCGAAACGGTTTTAAAAGAGGGACAGGTAGTTGCGCTTTATGGTGAAGTGGATGATGTGAACCGTTTTACGGATGACAAGAAATTAAGCGCAACAGAAGATCACATTATTTTTGAAAGTATTGAAGATCCCGAAGAATCCGGATTTGTGGAAGTAATTGTTCCGCCGCGTTCAGATTTGGTCGGTCAAACGATTCGGGAATTCTCTATGAGAAAGCGATATGCTGTAGAGCCGATTATGTTGTTCAGCCAGGGGGAAAACGTTGATGATGATTTTTCAGACCATAAAATTAAGGCAGGCGACACATTCATCATATACGGAACATGGAAAAATATTAAAGAACTACAGAGCAGTGATCCGTTTATAGTGACTACACCGATTTCTGCCGAGATGAAGGACCCTTCTAAAACTTGGCAGGCCGCCGGAAGTTTTCTGCTGGCTATTGTATTGGCAATGAGTGGATTTTCCATCTCTATCGCATTTCTGACCGGCGCCGTGATGATGGTTCTGACCAATGTCATGTCCATTCAGCAGGCATACAAATCCATAGAGTGGAAAGTGGTATTTCTGCTGGTCGGTTTGATTCCGCTTGGTACAGCCATGCAAAACAGCGGCACGGCCCAGTTTCTGGCAGAAAATGTAATGAGCGTTATTGAGGGAAGTCATCTGTTGGTGCTGCTGTTTACCGTTGGAATACTTTCAACCGGATTTTCTCTGGTGATGTCGAATGTAGGAGCCGTGGTGGTATTGGCACCGCTGGTAGTAGGCATTGGCGCCCTTGCCGGTGTGGATCCGCGTCCATTGGTACTGCTTGCCGCTGTTAATGCCGGTAACTCATTTGTGCTGCCAACGCATCAGGTAAATGCTTTGATGATGTCGGCCGGAGGATATAAAACCAAAGACTACTTCAAAGCCGGAGGCGGAATGACGATTGTGTTTCTGGTGGTATCGGTACTGTTCTTTTACTACACCTTCTTTTAA
- a CDS encoding MFS transporter, whose translation MNTETIKLGLKENWKQFSLLVMINAFVGGMVGLERTILPEIAETEFGIAARTAIFSFIVVFGITKAASNYFAGRFAQQYGRKKMLIVGWLFGLPVPFILMFAGSWNWIILANVLLGINQGLAWSANVIMKIDIAGKKDRGLAMGLNEFAGYLAVGVVAFLTGWIASEFGLRPYPFYLGIGMAVIGLIMSIVLVIDTEPWVNLEAKGAKTKKSEGSLFWKASFADRNLFAVSQGGMATNLKDGMAWGAFPLFLAAADLNMAQIGVVTAIYPAFWGIFQVATGKLSDYTGRKQMLVAGMLVQAVSLLIFQMLTGFYQFLVVAALLGIGTAMVYPTFIAAVADLVHPQDRAESVGVYRLWRDGGYAVGAVVTGVIADAFNLSLAITVTGVISLMSAGFIAFGMNKLNRPIKSAEG comes from the coding sequence ATGAACACTGAAACCATCAAACTCGGTCTGAAAGAGAACTGGAAGCAGTTTTCTCTGCTGGTTATGATCAATGCGTTTGTGGGGGGGATGGTTGGCCTGGAGCGAACCATACTGCCTGAAATCGCAGAGACAGAATTCGGTATTGCAGCTCGCACGGCGATCTTTTCGTTCATTGTTGTATTTGGAATTACCAAGGCAGCATCGAACTATTTTGCCGGACGATTTGCACAGCAGTACGGCCGGAAGAAGATGCTTATAGTGGGCTGGCTTTTCGGTCTTCCGGTTCCATTTATATTGATGTTTGCGGGAAGCTGGAACTGGATTATTCTGGCCAATGTGCTGCTCGGGATAAACCAGGGACTGGCGTGGTCGGCCAATGTGATTATGAAAATCGACATTGCCGGTAAGAAAGACCGCGGTCTTGCGATGGGTTTGAATGAATTTGCGGGCTATCTGGCCGTTGGAGTCGTCGCCTTTTTGACAGGTTGGATCGCTTCCGAGTTTGGACTAAGACCGTATCCGTTCTATCTCGGTATCGGAATGGCAGTCATTGGGTTGATTATGTCGATCGTATTAGTGATTGACACCGAGCCGTGGGTGAATCTGGAAGCAAAAGGAGCTAAAACCAAGAAGAGTGAGGGCAGTCTTTTCTGGAAGGCATCGTTTGCCGACCGAAATTTGTTTGCTGTATCACAGGGCGGAATGGCCACCAACCTGAAGGATGGAATGGCTTGGGGAGCATTCCCGCTGTTTCTGGCTGCAGCTGATCTGAATATGGCTCAGATCGGAGTGGTTACAGCTATCTATCCTGCTTTCTGGGGGATTTTTCAGGTCGCAACAGGAAAACTTTCGGATTACACCGGGAGGAAGCAGATGTTGGTAGCCGGGATGCTTGTTCAGGCCGTGAGCTTGCTTATTTTTCAAATGTTGACCGGATTTTATCAATTTCTGGTGGTTGCGGCCCTTCTTGGAATCGGAACAGCGATGGTTTATCCTACATTTATCGCGGCAGTAGCCGATCTGGTTCATCCGCAGGATCGTGCCGAAAGTGTTGGAGTGTACAGGCTTTGGAGAGATGGCGGATATGCGGTAGGTGCTGTTGTAACCGGTGTAATTGCGGATGCATTTAATCTCTCACTGGCCATAACCGTTACCGGAGTTATCAGTTTGATGTCTGCGGGCTTTATTGCCTTTGGAATGAACAAATTGAACAGACCGATTAAGTCTGCTGAAGGATGA
- a CDS encoding rhodanese-like domain-containing protein, whose translation MQRILIVTIGIIITGMIMFSFLSRSNGIDISAQEFKEKVEEERGVVIDVRSKMEYDEGHLKLADELIDFNAGEFHNKVDSLDKDKTYYLYCRSGNRSGQAARLMKSKGFENVYNVGGFDDLARNGLDTE comes from the coding sequence ATGCAAAGAATATTAATCGTAACAATTGGAATCATAATAACAGGAATGATCATGTTTAGTTTTTTATCTCGATCGAATGGCATTGATATCAGTGCCCAGGAGTTCAAAGAGAAAGTAGAAGAGGAGAGAGGTGTGGTGATTGATGTCCGCTCTAAAATGGAGTATGACGAAGGCCACCTGAAATTAGCCGATGAGCTGATTGATTTTAACGCCGGTGAGTTTCACAACAAAGTGGACTCTCTCGATAAAGACAAAACCTACTACCTCTATTGCCGATCAGGAAATCGAAGCGGACAGGCCGCCCGACTCATGAAAAGCAAAGGGTTCGAAAATGTCTACAACGTCGGCGGATTCGATGACCTGGCTCGAAATGGATTAGATACCGAGTAA
- a CDS encoding class I SAM-dependent methyltransferase, giving the protein MKDFWNNRYSDSEYVYGKQPNLFFKRALDRMTPGKLLLPAEGEGRNAVYAAKQGWDVFAFDYSEEAKQKALALASESGANIRYEVSFAEDILLPENEYDAAALIFVHLPKDVFKPFLNKVINSLKSGGILILELYSEKQLGRESGGPKSKELLFDYDELRSLLKGVNVDLFEEKKVELIEGKYHHGEAVVIRGIATKK; this is encoded by the coding sequence ATGAAAGACTTTTGGAACAACCGATACTCGGATAGTGAGTACGTGTACGGAAAACAACCCAATCTATTTTTCAAGCGAGCACTAGACAGAATGACACCCGGCAAGTTACTTCTTCCGGCCGAGGGTGAGGGAAGAAATGCAGTTTATGCCGCCAAGCAAGGATGGGATGTTTTTGCTTTCGACTATAGTGAAGAAGCCAAACAAAAAGCACTCGCTTTGGCATCAGAAAGTGGAGCGAACATTCGCTACGAGGTCTCTTTTGCCGAGGATATCTTACTGCCTGAAAATGAGTACGATGCTGCCGCTTTAATCTTTGTTCATCTGCCAAAAGACGTTTTTAAACCGTTTCTCAATAAAGTAATTAACAGTCTAAAAAGCGGTGGAATTCTCATATTGGAGCTCTATTCTGAAAAACAGCTTGGAAGAGAATCCGGCGGACCAAAATCAAAGGAGTTGCTTTTCGATTACGATGAGCTTCGATCGCTATTGAAAGGTGTGAATGTAGATCTGTTTGAGGAGAAAAAGGTTGAGTTGATAGAAGGAAAATATCATCACGGTGAGGCAGTTGTCATTCGCGGGATTGCAACCAAGAAATAG
- a CDS encoding acetyl-CoA C-acyltransferase, with protein sequence MTDSKKSRKVVFINGGRTPFLRAQTDFKKFSAYDLGRFAVTGLINQTKLNPKHIDHLFYGNVIQDVNTSNVAREVSLASGLGDHIPATTVSMACISSNVALTSAMNSIRLSQIDGAIVGGVEVMSDIPIRFRKKFRQKLLETQKYRKPTDWFKFFKGLRPSDLLPEIPSISEFSTGETMGESCDKMAAKYGVTRREQDEFALQSHHRADQAKDQLREEIYPVSIKNGEKLIDSDNGVRGDTSMEKLESLRPAFIKPHGTVTAGNASFLTDGASAALVMSEEKAQERGYQPKSILHSYSYVAQRPGDELLIGPAFAVPRVLDEMNLTFDDIDVFEFHEAFAGQMVTVLKALASDEFAQNRLNRDKKVGEVPDEKLNAWGGSLSIGHPFAATGIRLVTTATNRLIKENGKYALIAACAAGGQGHAMIIERYPEK encoded by the coding sequence ATGACTGATTCTAAAAAATCCCGGAAAGTAGTTTTCATCAATGGCGGACGCACACCTTTTCTTCGCGCCCAAACCGATTTCAAAAAATTTTCTGCCTACGATCTGGGACGTTTTGCCGTTACAGGACTCATCAATCAGACTAAACTGAACCCCAAACACATCGACCACCTCTTCTATGGAAATGTGATCCAGGATGTAAATACGAGCAATGTGGCACGGGAGGTTTCTCTTGCTTCGGGCCTGGGCGATCACATCCCGGCAACGACCGTCTCCATGGCGTGTATCTCATCCAATGTAGCACTGACCTCCGCCATGAATTCCATCAGGCTGAGTCAAATCGATGGAGCCATTGTTGGCGGTGTAGAAGTGATGAGCGATATCCCGATCCGGTTCAGAAAGAAATTCAGGCAGAAATTGCTGGAGACTCAGAAATACCGCAAACCCACCGATTGGTTTAAATTTTTTAAAGGCCTAAGACCGAGTGATCTGCTTCCGGAAATTCCATCCATATCTGAATTCTCTACCGGCGAAACGATGGGTGAAAGTTGTGATAAGATGGCCGCCAAATATGGCGTAACCCGACGTGAACAGGATGAATTTGCTCTTCAATCTCATCACCGCGCGGACCAAGCTAAGGATCAACTTCGTGAAGAGATCTATCCGGTTTCTATTAAAAATGGAGAGAAATTAATTGACTCAGATAATGGGGTCCGGGGCGATACATCCATGGAAAAACTGGAGTCCCTTCGTCCCGCATTTATCAAACCGCATGGGACCGTTACCGCCGGAAATGCTTCATTTCTGACTGACGGAGCCTCCGCAGCTTTGGTGATGAGTGAGGAGAAAGCGCAAGAACGAGGGTACCAGCCGAAATCGATTTTACATTCTTACAGTTATGTGGCACAGCGACCCGGCGATGAGCTATTGATCGGCCCTGCATTTGCAGTCCCCAGAGTACTGGACGAAATGAATTTAACCTTTGATGACATCGATGTTTTTGAATTTCATGAAGCGTTTGCGGGTCAAATGGTAACCGTGCTCAAAGCTCTGGCAAGTGATGAGTTTGCCCAAAATCGTTTAAACCGGGATAAAAAGGTTGGAGAAGTTCCGGATGAAAAATTAAATGCCTGGGGTGGCTCACTTTCCATTGGTCACCCATTTGCCGCAACCGGAATCCGATTGGTTACTACAGCCACAAACCGGCTCATCAAAGAGAATGGCAAATACGCTCTGATTGCAGCCTGCGCAGCCGGTGGTCAGGGGCATGCTATGATTATTGAACGGTATCCGGAAAAATGA
- a CDS encoding SulP family inorganic anion transporter produces MENLKTHIKNFVPIVDTLGSYNKSAFKGDLNAGVTVGIMLIPQGMAYAILAGLPPVYGLYASIIPLVIYALFGTSRQLAVGPVAMVSLLVVAGVGEFAEVGSARFIQLAILTALGVGLVQFLMGLFRMGFLVNFLSHPVLSGFTSAAALIIGASQIKNLTGLELTRTKQVQEIVIETFRRFTEIEPITAAIGIGSIAAIILIRKWKRTFPSALVVVVVGTVLTAMFGLNQHGVAIVGEIPKGLPTFSLEFLNLSDARILIPTVLIISLVSYMESIAVAKAIANKHGYKVDANKELIALGAANIGGSFFQAFPTTGGFSRTAVNDQSGANTTIASIISAAIIALTVLFLTPLFYYLPSAVLAAIIMVAVAGLFDISEMKHLWKTDKRDLAMLLATFIATLALGIEEGIAIGVVLSLVLVIYSSTKPHSAELGRLGDSKNYRNINRYTEAEVDDEVLIYRYDSSLYFANVEHFQESLFRIIEQRGEQLELVILDASAIHSVDSTGVHMLSEVIKDLRQRRIAFFIAGAIGPVRDKLKKCGIQEAMGEENFFFDVSGAVAYYKDQPERIKKTFSPCQTNV; encoded by the coding sequence GTGGAGAATTTAAAAACACATATCAAAAATTTCGTACCGATAGTAGATACGCTTGGATCGTATAATAAAAGCGCATTTAAAGGAGACTTAAATGCCGGTGTAACCGTGGGTATCATGCTTATTCCTCAGGGAATGGCGTACGCGATACTGGCGGGTTTACCTCCGGTCTATGGGCTCTATGCTTCAATCATACCATTGGTTATTTATGCGCTGTTCGGCACATCGAGACAGCTGGCTGTAGGTCCTGTAGCCATGGTTTCACTTCTGGTAGTTGCGGGAGTCGGTGAATTTGCTGAAGTAGGGAGTGCACGTTTTATCCAGTTAGCGATATTAACTGCACTGGGTGTTGGCCTGGTTCAGTTTTTAATGGGCCTATTCCGGATGGGATTCCTGGTAAATTTTCTGTCTCATCCAGTACTAAGCGGGTTTACATCAGCTGCCGCTTTGATTATTGGTGCCAGCCAAATAAAAAATTTAACCGGACTCGAACTGACAAGGACAAAACAGGTTCAGGAGATTGTCATAGAAACGTTCAGACGATTCACGGAAATTGAGCCGATTACAGCTGCCATTGGTATCGGTTCAATAGCTGCGATTATTCTGATTAGAAAATGGAAACGGACATTCCCGTCAGCTTTGGTTGTTGTTGTGGTTGGTACGGTATTAACGGCTATGTTTGGGCTGAATCAGCACGGAGTGGCTATCGTAGGAGAAATCCCAAAAGGATTGCCGACGTTCAGTCTGGAATTTTTAAATCTATCTGACGCTCGAATTCTGATTCCAACTGTGCTGATCATTTCATTGGTGAGCTACATGGAATCGATTGCCGTGGCAAAAGCGATTGCCAACAAACACGGTTACAAAGTAGATGCCAATAAAGAGCTGATTGCGCTGGGAGCCGCAAATATCGGGGGTTCATTTTTCCAGGCATTTCCAACAACGGGAGGATTTTCAAGAACAGCAGTCAATGATCAATCCGGCGCCAATACAACGATCGCATCGATTATCAGTGCGGCAATTATTGCACTGACGGTTCTGTTTCTGACGCCCCTGTTTTACTATCTGCCAAGTGCAGTACTGGCCGCGATTATTATGGTGGCGGTAGCGGGACTGTTTGATATTTCGGAGATGAAGCACCTTTGGAAAACAGACAAACGTGATCTTGCAATGTTACTGGCAACGTTTATTGCAACGTTGGCACTCGGTATTGAAGAAGGAATCGCTATTGGTGTGGTACTCTCACTGGTACTGGTGATCTACAGCAGCACGAAGCCTCACAGTGCAGAACTTGGAAGGCTTGGCGATTCAAAAAATTATCGAAATATCAATCGATATACGGAAGCAGAAGTAGATGATGAAGTTCTGATCTATCGATACGACTCCTCACTCTACTTCGCCAACGTTGAACATTTCCAGGAGTCTCTCTTTCGGATAATTGAACAGCGGGGTGAACAACTGGAATTGGTTATCCTCGATGCCTCAGCCATCCACTCTGTCGATTCAACAGGAGTGCATATGCTGAGCGAGGTGATAAAGGATTTAAGACAGAGACGAATTGCGTTTTTTATAGCCGGAGCGATTGGCCCGGTGAGGGATAAACTGAAAAAATGCGGTATTCAGGAGGCGATGGGTGAAGAGAATTTTTTCTTTGACGTATCCGGAGCTGTGGCGTACTACAAAGATCAGCCGGAACGAATTAAAAAGACGTTTTCTCCCTGTCAGACAAACGTGTAA
- the fadJ gene encoding fatty acid oxidation complex subunit alpha FadJ: MSSQKIFEIENKEDVAIITMDTPGEKVNKLNEALIDEISDILDQLESDDSLKGAVLVSGKDGNFIAGADIEMFKTRETAEELSELSWTGHEILLRIENLKKPFVVGINGSCMGGGTELALASHYRIVSDDSSTKIGLPEVQLGLLPGMGGTQRLPRLIGIQKSLTYMLTGKNMYTHQAKKTGFANEVVHKHALVKAGIKAVQKLSNGKAKQPDKRSFFEKILEGNPIGRKIIFSQARKRTHGQTKGNYPAPPKIIDSVEFGFKNGLEKGLKNESRLFGELAVTPESRALVQLFFAMNDAKKNPLKDQAKEVERIGVLGAGLMGSGIAEVSVDNGYHVWLKDQTVENAAKGEAEILKNLDKKVSKHILSRFERDEIASLIHPTETYNGFEHIDLVIEAVFEDLDLKQSIVEEIENHGSKDIIFASNTSSLPITDIAAKADRPENIIGMHYFSPVQKMPLLEIIKTEKTDDWVTATAYEVGLNQGKTVIVVNDGPGFYTTRILAPFMNEALLLLEEGAKIEDLDKAMKQFGFPVGPVALFDEVGIDVGAHVAEVLSDKFESRGAKTSKKAKELVDAGYKGRKNKKGFYTYEDGSKKKEVNREIYGFFGGQDRKSIDQNEIQKRLALVMVNEAVLCLQEGILESPTDGDLGAIMGLGFPPFLGGPFRYIDRETPAKMVERMEKLQSKHGDRFKPADLLRDKIGNRFHS; encoded by the coding sequence ATGAGCAGCCAAAAAATATTTGAGATCGAGAATAAAGAAGATGTTGCTATTATCACGATGGACACTCCCGGGGAGAAAGTGAACAAGCTCAATGAAGCGTTGATTGATGAGATCTCCGATATTCTGGATCAGCTGGAGTCTGATGATTCCCTGAAAGGAGCTGTTCTTGTCAGCGGAAAGGATGGGAATTTTATTGCCGGTGCAGATATCGAGATGTTCAAAACGCGGGAGACTGCAGAGGAGCTTTCAGAACTGAGCTGGACGGGCCATGAGATTTTGCTCCGAATCGAAAATCTGAAAAAGCCGTTTGTAGTGGGAATCAACGGATCGTGTATGGGTGGAGGAACTGAGCTGGCCCTGGCCAGTCACTACCGAATTGTCTCGGACGACAGCTCTACGAAAATCGGTCTTCCGGAGGTTCAACTCGGACTGCTGCCGGGAATGGGAGGAACGCAGCGACTTCCAAGACTAATTGGGATTCAGAAATCCCTCACCTACATGCTGACGGGTAAAAACATGTATACCCATCAGGCCAAAAAAACCGGGTTTGCCAACGAGGTGGTTCACAAGCATGCTCTTGTTAAGGCCGGGATTAAAGCTGTACAGAAACTTTCTAATGGGAAGGCTAAGCAGCCTGATAAACGATCCTTTTTTGAAAAGATTCTCGAAGGAAATCCAATCGGCCGAAAGATCATTTTTAGTCAGGCCCGCAAACGCACCCACGGTCAGACCAAAGGGAACTATCCCGCTCCGCCCAAAATCATTGACAGCGTGGAGTTTGGGTTTAAAAACGGTTTAGAGAAGGGATTAAAAAATGAATCGCGATTATTTGGTGAGCTTGCGGTTACTCCCGAATCGAGGGCATTGGTTCAACTCTTCTTTGCGATGAATGATGCCAAAAAGAATCCGTTGAAAGATCAGGCAAAAGAAGTAGAACGTATCGGTGTATTGGGCGCCGGCCTGATGGGTTCAGGTATCGCAGAGGTGAGCGTTGACAACGGATATCATGTTTGGCTGAAAGACCAAACAGTGGAAAATGCAGCGAAAGGAGAAGCTGAGATTCTGAAAAATCTCGACAAGAAAGTGAGCAAGCATATCCTTTCAAGGTTTGAACGGGATGAAATCGCCAGCCTGATTCACCCGACCGAAACCTACAATGGATTTGAACACATTGACCTGGTGATTGAAGCCGTTTTCGAAGATCTCGACCTGAAACAGAGTATTGTCGAGGAGATTGAAAACCATGGTTCGAAGGATATCATATTCGCCTCCAACACATCATCCCTTCCGATTACAGATATTGCTGCTAAAGCAGACCGACCGGAGAATATCATCGGGATGCACTATTTTTCCCCCGTTCAAAAAATGCCGCTCCTGGAAATCATCAAAACCGAAAAAACGGATGATTGGGTCACGGCTACCGCGTACGAGGTTGGACTCAATCAGGGCAAAACGGTGATTGTAGTGAATGATGGCCCCGGATTTTATACCACCCGAATCTTGGCTCCATTTATGAATGAAGCGCTCTTACTGCTTGAAGAGGGTGCCAAAATTGAGGATCTGGACAAGGCGATGAAACAGTTTGGCTTCCCGGTCGGACCGGTGGCTCTTTTTGATGAGGTAGGAATCGATGTTGGCGCACATGTCGCGGAAGTGCTCAGTGATAAGTTTGAATCCCGCGGCGCAAAAACCAGCAAGAAGGCGAAAGAGCTTGTGGATGCCGGCTATAAGGGCCGCAAGAACAAAAAAGGATTTTACACTTACGAAGACGGCTCGAAAAAGAAAGAAGTGAATCGTGAGATTTATGGATTCTTTGGCGGACAGGACCGAAAATCAATTGACCAAAATGAAATTCAGAAACGTCTTGCACTGGTGATGGTGAACGAGGCTGTGCTTTGCCTTCAGGAAGGAATTCTGGAGAGTCCGACAGACGGTGATCTCGGCGCTATCATGGGGTTGGGCTTCCCGCCATTTTTGGGAGGACCTTTCCGGTATATTGACAGAGAAACTCCTGCGAAAATGGTTGAGCGTATGGAGAAGCTTCAAAGCAAACATGGGGATCGATTTAAGCCGGCAGACTTGTTAAGAGATAAGATTGGTAATCGTTTTCATAGCTAA
- a CDS encoding MBL fold metallo-hydrolase, whose amino-acid sequence MYFKQFFDEKLAQYAYLVGCQANGTAVIIDPMRDIDQYIDHAANQNLTITAAVDTHIHADYISGLREFAERGVKVYASDEGDKDWKYEWLKGSDYDYEFLNDGDEFKIGNITIKAWHTPGHTPEHLSYFITDGAAAGEPMGVATGDFVFVGDVGRPDLLESAAGQENVMEPSARTLFGTVEEFKKLPEYMQVWPGHGAGSACGKALGAIPETTVGYELRYNNSLKSASSEDSFVNFILEGQPEPPLYFARMKRDNKIGPALIGGLPQPKRLTLNELRGLVGKEEPIILDTREKEDYVAGHIPGSLLSPLNKQFNTVAGSYITEDDQIYLVVSEHQLTEAVRDLYRIGLDNVVGYVTPRDILMYKDQGGDMEKLDVVKFEDVENLDSNELVVDVRKASEFEESHVDGAVNFAHTRLLPNKENIPSGKKLYLHCMTGGRSAVASAFLKRKGFEVALIDDDFEKYMSKVKA is encoded by the coding sequence ATGTATTTCAAACAATTCTTTGATGAAAAATTAGCACAATATGCGTACCTGGTAGGATGCCAGGCGAACGGTACTGCTGTAATCATCGATCCGATGAGAGATATCGATCAGTATATCGACCATGCAGCAAACCAGAATCTAACCATTACGGCTGCTGTGGATACACATATCCATGCCGACTACATTTCAGGTCTTCGCGAATTCGCAGAGCGTGGCGTAAAAGTATACGCTTCTGACGAGGGCGACAAAGACTGGAAATATGAGTGGTTGAAGGGAAGTGATTATGACTATGAATTCCTGAATGACGGCGATGAGTTCAAAATCGGAAACATCACAATCAAAGCGTGGCACACACCGGGACATACTCCTGAGCACCTCAGCTATTTTATAACAGATGGAGCCGCTGCGGGCGAACCGATGGGTGTGGCTACAGGCGACTTTGTATTTGTGGGTGATGTAGGACGTCCTGACCTGCTTGAATCTGCTGCGGGACAGGAAAATGTAATGGAGCCTTCTGCGCGAACGCTGTTTGGAACAGTAGAAGAGTTCAAAAAGCTGCCCGAGTATATGCAGGTATGGCCGGGACACGGAGCAGGCAGCGCATGCGGTAAAGCACTGGGTGCAATTCCTGAAACAACAGTAGGGTATGAGCTGAGATATAATAACTCTCTGAAATCAGCCAGCTCAGAAGATAGTTTTGTGAACTTTATTCTGGAAGGACAGCCCGAGCCGCCACTCTATTTTGCGCGCATGAAGCGTGACAACAAAATTGGTCCAGCTCTGATTGGCGGTCTGCCACAGCCAAAACGACTCACTCTTAACGAACTGAGAGGATTGGTAGGTAAAGAAGAGCCTATTATTCTCGACACAAGAGAAAAAGAAGACTATGTAGCCGGACATATTCCGGGATCACTGCTGTCGCCTTTAAACAAGCAGTTCAACACGGTAGCCGGATCATACATCACCGAAGACGATCAAATCTATCTGGTAGTTAGCGAACATCAGCTTACAGAAGCCGTTCGTGACCTCTACAGAATTGGATTGGATAACGTGGTAGGTTATGTAACTCCACGAGATATTCTGATGTACAAAGATCAGGGTGGCGACATGGAGAAACTGGATGTAGTGAAATTTGAAGATGTTGAAAATCTGGATAGCAACGAACTGGTTGTAGACGTAAGAAAAGCATCTGAATTTGAGGAGTCTCATGTTGACGGTGCTGTAAACTTTGCACACACCAGACTGCTTCCAAACAAAGAGAACATTCCTTCAGGTAAAAAACTCTATCTGCACTGCATGACAGGCGGAAGATCTGCTGTAGCTTCAGCATTCCTGAAGAGAAAAGGATTCGAAGTTGCTCTCATCGACGACGACTTCGAAAAATACATGAGCAAAGTTAAAGCATAA